From Anopheles arabiensis isolate DONGOLA chromosome 3, AaraD3, whole genome shotgun sequence, a single genomic window includes:
- the LOC120901144 gene encoding fatty acyl-CoA reductase wat-like, whose translation MGDLSALQEVLTSGERMNCVQEFYRDATILITGGTGFIGKVLLEKLLRCFGVKTVFLLVREKCNKTVDERLDEVFEDVIFDAIKSSPHNGKPLFAKVIPIEVNFQSDQVISSSDHQRLLAAQVEIVFNVMASVKFNEDIETALDTNVLSSRKLFLLAQQLPHIRSIVHVSTFYSNCHRSHIEERIYEELPFGGFENILALFRHLTPKEKDQLKPIILGPMPNSYTFSKRCAEVMIQQQFSGLPIAIFRPPIVSSAYNEPTPGWVNNFNGPAGMVVPVIRGQVYWCYGADDAAVHMVPVDYCVNALLAVGWENGQRKRMQESTMSKVVPVYNYAFRDNVVRNRDIGALLALGIDSTLGRIFGRYTIHVTSSLFMRQLFINWLLIQAYVSDTFNKLTGKKAKNYDLIKRVVALEDSTSYFRCNSWTTENDNIRQLWDRLSEDEKRLLPFDVETLDWKYYFHHFVKGVADALNRHCLARHRACSPKPCC comes from the exons ATGGGTGATTTAAGTGCCCTGCAGGAAGTGCTAACCAGTGGTGAAAGGATGAACTGTGTGCAAGAGTTTTATCGCGACGCTACCATCCTGATCACCGGCGGCACCGGGTTCATTGGCAAAGTGTTGCTGGAGAAGTTGTTACGCTGTTTCGGGGTGAAGACAGTGTTTTTGCTTGTCAGGGAAAAGTGCAACAAAACGGTCGATGAGCGATTGGATGAGGTGTTCGAAGATGTG ATATTCGACGCAATCAAATCTTCCCCACACAACGGGAAGCCTCTGTTCGCGAAAGTGATCCCGATCGAGGTAAACTTCCAATCGGATCAGGTTATCTCTTCGTCCGATCACCAGCGTTTGCTGGCGGCCCAAGTGGAG ATTGTGTTTAATGTGATGGCATCGGTCAAGTTCAACGAAGACATCGAAACGGCTCTCGACACGAATGTGCTGTCGTCGCGCAAGTTGTTTCTGCTAGCTCAGCAGCTTCCCCACATCCGCTCGATCGTACACGTATCCACATTCTACTCCAACTGTCACCGATCGCACATCGAAGAACGCATCTACGAGGAGCTACCGTTCGGTGGGTTTGAAAACATTCTGGCCCTCTTTCGCCATCTAACGCCGAAGGAAAAAGATCAGCTGAAACCGATCATCCTTGGTCCGATGCCCAACAGCTACACGTTCAGCAAGCGCTGTGCTGAGGTGATGATACAGCAGCAGTTCAGTGGCTTACCGATCGCCATCTTCCGGCCACCGATCGTTTCTTCCGCGTACAATGAACCAACGCCCGGGTGGGTAAACAACTTTAATGGACCGGCGGGTATGGTAGTACCCGTTATACGTGGCCAAGTGTACTGGTGCTACGGTGCGGATGATGCTGCAGTGCACATGGTTCCGGTGGACTACTGTGTCAATGCGCTGCTGGCTGTTGGATGGGAGAATGGACAGCG GAAGCGGATGCAGGAGTCTACCATGAGCAAGGTTGTGCCAGTGTACAACTATGCGTTTCGGGACAATGTAGTCCGCAATCGAGATATTGGAGCGTTGCTTGCGCTTGGAATTGATTCCACCTTGGGCAGGATATTTGG ACGTTACACCATCCACGTGACATCATCCCTCTTCATGAGACAGCTGTTTATAAATTGGCTGCTAATTCAGGCCTACGTTTCGGACACCTTCAACAAGCTAACAGGCAAAAAGGCAAA AAACTACGACCTTATCAAACGAGTGGTAGCGCTGGAAGATTCTACCAGCTACTTCCGCTGCAACTCGTGGACTACGGAGAATGACAACATCCGCCAGTTGTGGGATCGACTGTCGGAGGACGAAAAGCGACTTCTACCCTTCGACGTGGAAACGCTCGACTGGAAGTATTACTTTCACCATTTTGTGAAAGGTGTTGCCGATGCACTGAACCGACATTGCCTAGCAAGACATCGTGCTTGTAGTCCAAAGCCTTGCTGCTGA
- the LOC120904228 gene encoding sperm-associated antigen 1, translating to MSNKPARLLQKYDLLLEHLDFEYIRQCTNGREVENIVKVLRSGEEGYFPQLTAFAEERLKSLRPESRLLRKEQPLATKHTLPEEQWREISNNLHDWEYRMKTLTDELRSAQVESDDTTVPRIRGTFDPFAKEGEPEKVPQSKVIKYCDYDKWDKFDADTEMLKIDLDEERHREMVRLNNQKNSEHPKIVELPPEVKLSQQEKQVIAGKLREKGNDYFRAKEFKEAVEEYGKSLDLFPSAACFNNRAMANIKLQRYDQAIADCNQCLAFEPQNVKALLRKAQALTSTDKRSEAYKVYCDVLRIEPTNAVAQTSTSALRRQLPDLPPPNAVRLTIEEVGNDVPEIDFRELIRPKKVIKDKLPDAIKQLKKDTVSLIQQQAQAQTKQEPEEMTLFPKPPPRRTPLIEEL from the exons ATGTCGAACAAACCGGCAAGACTGTTGCAGAAGTACGACCTGCTATTGGAACATCTGGACTTTGAGTACATTCGCCAATGCACCAACGGGCGGGAGGTGGAAAATATCGTAAAAGTGTTGCGCTCCGGTGAGGAAGGCTACTTCCCTCAGCTTACCGCATTTGCCGAGGAACGTCTGAAATCGCTTCGTCCCGAGAGCAGGTTGCTTCGAAAGGAGCAACCACTAGCGACAAAGCACACGCTGCCGGAGGAGCAATGGCGGGAAATCTCCAACAACCTGCACGACTGGGAGTACAGGATGAAAACGCTGACGGATGAGTTACGCTCGGCACAGGTCGAGTCGGATGATACTACCGTACCAAGGATTAGAGGGACGTTTGACCCCTTCGCTAAGGAGGGGGAACCGGAAAAGGTACCTCAATCGAAGGTGATTAAGTACTGTGATTACGACAAGTGGGACAAGTTCGATGCCGACACGGAAATGCTCAAGATCGATCTGGACGAGGAGCGGCACCGTGAGATGGTACGGCTAAACAACCAGAAAAACAGCGAGCACCCGAAAATTGTTGAGCTTCCGCCGGAGGTGAAGCTGTCACAGCAGGAAAAGCAGGTGATTGCGGGAAAGCTGCGAGAGAAGGGGAACGATTACTTCCGCGCCAAGGAGTTTAAGGAAGCGGTTGAGGAGTACGGCAAGAGTTTGGATTTGTTTCCGAGCGCAGCTTGCTTCAATAATAGAGCGATGGCAA ATATTAAATTGCAACGCTACGATCAGGCAATTGCTGACTGCAACCAATGTTTGGCTTTCGAGCCGCAGAATGTTAAGGCACTTCTAAGAAAAGCGCAAGCATTAACTTCCACCGACAAACGAAGCGAG GCTTACAAGGTATACTGTGATGTCCTCCGTATAGAACCAACGAATGCAGTCGCACAGACCAGCACATCTGCTTTGCGTCGTCAACTACCCGATCTACCGCCACCGAATGCTGTTCGTCTGACGATCGAAGAGGTGGGCAATGATGTACCGGAAATTGACTTCCGGGAGCTGATCCGCCCGAAGAAGGTTATCAAGGACAAGCTGCCGGATGCGATCAAACAGCTGAAGAAGGATACAGTCAGCTTGATACAACAGCAGGCACAGGCGCAAACCAAACAGGAGCCGGAAGAGATGACACTGTTCCCCAAACCACCTCCAAGACGGACTCCACTGATAGAGGAATTGTAG
- the LOC120903608 gene encoding protein timeless homolog, with product MSAYFADIDAVCSSLGWMDGEVYKMDPEAVQGLKHLIWILKQDRPAHECRRYIGGKRIVQTDLIPMVISNFDKPDVVDVLLRLLVNLSFPTLLLYNGNYPKDAAEQRKFIRLMEICEEYKEAFSLKSFWSVLGDRLEKILHTDWALRSEADGLIIERILVLIRNVLQVPANVEREKRFDNDASQHDCLLWALHQAGILDIILYILGSPHENRFLIHTLEILSLAYREQSAVHLADATLQRTNTEKKTDELLLIKARQPTAAAATATTPAALGKPPAGRHSRFRGTYTFNNVKSISDSDAVCHQSLGKIMRMDFSSEKHRQKVSFRNAKETETFERKSIFSVRLFLREYCMEILRVYNNMVRQARRYLSQHGTSVSEFHDDSYLLWAIRFFLEFNRHSGFKIELVSESLNIDTFHWTVTRMDTYTENITTDKTRKAVWARRLHLTIQTYRELLNNMHALEKIKDTVASELLSVLQNNIFYVVEYRETTLHLLTSFKEALHTKAYLRDVIEVAHLFFSMLQRFCKGTVRVQERVKAKRKKAKKQPRKKTTEEEEENIENRWLQEAPTIASLLENGELKQQELPTPFDSASSVPVEEQKGDCLKSIHSLLRKKNYEQAIKMLYAARSVWTTSSCFGSETATPDEDLITLQDIFAANLSSATDADDNDGEVQEDSEEEDELEEEEIVKHEEKDFKFEEFSKRLVDHRVVYACTTVLTDWEKIKTTCLKAAVTLLYRICVEHKMPSMLFQVSLLRIFQAVLNAIEDEHSRELRRLAIYTVRQLQQKVLTGAEDDGGLLFAELLFAKTSRIACALEIGYDEVFNDNGRKSTASQKAWTEEQEQELHRLFMENQENPQTDQDVIDWLLENLIDQTRTRRGVMKKLKEMGLTFKAPTKKSNANRQQKANAWTADEDGKLGVLYEELRLDKNPLKSIAEAFDKKFTRPAIARRMVYLGLIADVAEIMPSKRRANKERRASGSDGSSQDDERNSNSSDEEEEEEKEEEFNQSINKQLNEPLVKKNLKTLRGDDMKQAVRWIVECFEEVRSLYEDSDPSEDTEGGVPMIPIAPYQTAALKKPEFKRLLRSLGVMDTGRQFVYHRIPFQLTPEELKKRMEILTAFCEAPTAADEDEEVGDRSVVSPSAASEDEMDKNNHYEEERRSMSPLIVSEDDHADEDRPANPTAATSKRNRSDSSDATSEVSLVQRRKKNKRVKSQSTARSSKQRTSASQLAESDDEVKIISPKQTRLVISDDESDMETTSKQATGGVSSQGDDMGETIAPKQTRLVISDDDSETEASPKQQTTGGASSASELLAEGQSPENRTKSQKVRRRAAVISSDEE from the exons ATGAGTGCTTACTTTGCGGACATCGATGCCGTCTGCTCCTCGCTCGGCTGGATGGACGGCGAGGTGTACAAGATGGATCCGGAAGCGGTACAGGGGCTGAAGCACCTGATCTGGATTCTGAAGCAGGACCGCCCGGCGCACGAATGCCGTCGCTACATCGGCGGCAAGCGTATCGTGCAGACCGATCTGATACCGATGGTCATCAGCAACTTCGACAAGCCGGACGTGGTCGATGTGTTGCTCCGGCTGCTGGTGAATCTATCCTTTCccacgctgctgctgtacaaCGGCAACTATCCCAAGGATGCGGCCGAGCAGCGGAAGTTCATCCGGCTGATGGAGATCTGCGAGGAGTACAAGGAAGCGTTCTCGCTGAAAAGTTTCTGGTCGGTGTTGGGCGATCGGCTCGAGAAGATTCTACACACG GATTGGGCCTTGCGCAGCGAAGCGGACGGTCTCATCATCGAACGTATTCTCGTGCTGATCCGGAACGTACTGCAGGTACCGGCGAACGTGGAAAGAGAGAAGCGTTTCGACAACGATGCCAGCCAGCACGACTGTTTGCTGTGGGCGCTGCACCAGGCTGGCATTTTGGACATCATACTATACATACTCGGTTCGCCGCACGAAAACCGATTCCTCATACACACGCTCGAAATCCTGAGCCTTGCCTACCGGGAACAGTCGGCCGTCCATCTGGCGGATGCAACGCTGCAGCGTACGAACACCGAGAAGAAGacggacgagctgctgctgataaAGGCGCGTCAaccgacggcagcagcagcaacagcaacgacaCCAGCAGCCTTGGGGAAACCGCCCGCTGGGCGTCATTCGCGGTTTCGTGGCACGTACACGTTCAACAATGTGAAATCCATCTCGGACAGTGATGCCGTTTGCCACCAGTCGTTGGGCAAGATAATGCGCATGGACTTTAGCTCGGAAAAGCATCGCCAGAAGGTGTCGTTCCGGAACGCGAAGGAAACGGAAACGTTCGAACGGAAGAGCATATTTTCGGTGCGCTTGTTTTTGCGCGAGTACTGCATGGAGATTCTGCGCGTGTACAACAATATGGTGCGCCAGGCACGGCGCTACCTGAGCCAGCACGGGACGTCGGTTTCGGAGTTTCATGACGATTCGTACCTGCTGTGGGCCATACGGTTCTTTCTCGAGTTTAACCGGCACAGTGGGTTTAAAATCGAACTAGTGAG TGAATCTTTAAACATCGACACGTTTCATTGGACGGTAACACGCATGGACACGTACACCGAGAACATCACTACGGATAAAACACGCAAAGCGGTCTGGGCAAGGCGTTTGCATCTAACTATACAG ACTTACCGGGAGCTACTAAACAATATGCATGCGCTGGAAAAGATTAAGGATACAGTGGCTTCCGAGCTTCTCTCGGTACTGCAGAACAACATCTTCTACGTCGTAGAGTATCGTGAAACGACCCTTCACCTGTTGACGAGTTTCAAGGAAGCATTACATACAAA AGCTTATCTAAGAGATGTCATCGAAGTGGCGCATCTGTTCTTTAGCATGTTGCAGCGATTCTGTAAGGGCACGGTGCGCGTACAGGAGCGGGTGAAAGCAAAGCGCAAGAAGGCTAAAAAGCAACCCCGTAAGAAAACAACCGAAGAGGAAGAG GAAAATATCGAAAATCGCTGGCTGCAGGAAGCACCTACCATTGCCTCGTTGCTGGAAAATGGTGAACTTAAGCAGCAGGAGCTACCCACGCCGTTCGATTCGGCCTCTTCCGTTCCTGTTGAGGAGCAAAa AGGAGATTGTTTGAAGAGTATCCATTCGTTGCTGAGGAAAAAGAACTACGAACAGGCAATCAAAATGTTGTATGCTGCAAG ATCGGTTTGGACGACGAGCAGCTGCTTTGGCAGCGAGACTGCCACCCCGGATGAGGATCTGATCACGCTTCAAGACATTTTCGCCGCCAATTTGTCTTCTG CGACTGATGCGGACGATAATGATGGTGAGGTGCAAGAAgattcagaagaagaagatgaactgGAGGAGGAAG AAATCGTTAAGCATGAGGAAAAGGATTTTAAATTTGAAGAATTTTCCAAACG CCTAGTAGACCATCGCGTGGTTTATGCCTGTACGACGGTGCTAACGGATTGGGAAAAGATCAAGACCACATGTCTGAAGGCAGCCGTGACACTGCTTTACCGCATTTGTGTCGAGCATAAGATGCCCTCAATGCTGTTTCAG GTGTCACTTTTACGCATATTTCAAGCTGTACTGAACGCGATCGAGGATGAGCATTCGCGCGAACTTCGCCGGCTTGCGATTTACACCGTGCGTCAGCTGCAGCAGAAGGTGCTGACTGGGGCCGAGGATGATGGTGGACTGCTGTTTGCCGAGCTGCTGTTTGCCAAAACGTCGCGAATTGCGTGCGCACTGGAAATAGGCTACGATGAGGTGTTCAACGACAATGGAAG GAAAAGCACAGCCTCCCAAAAAGCATGGACCGAAGAGCAGGAACAAGAGCTGCATCGCTTGTTTATGGAAAATCAAGAAAATCCACAAACAGATCAGG ACGTTATCGACTGGCTGCTTGAAAATCTGATCGATCAAACGCGCACCCGGCGTGGCGTGATGAAAAAGCTGAAGGAGATGGGCCTTACCTTTAAGGCGCCGACCAAAAAGAGCAACGCAAACCGGCAGCAAAAGGCTAACGCTTGGACGGCCGACGAAGACGGCAAGCTCGGTGTGCTGTACGAGGAGCTGCGGCTGGACAAAAACCCGCTCAAGAGCATTGCTGAAGCGTTCGACAAGAAGTTTACCCGTCCGGCCATCGCTCGGCGCATGGTTTACCTGGGATTGATTGCGGACGTGGCCGAAATAATGCCATCGAAGCGGCGTGCCAACAAGGAACGGCGAGCGAGCGGTAGCGATGGTTCGTCGCAGGACGACGAAAGGAATAGCAATTCCTCCgatgaagaggaggaagaggagaaggaggaggaattCAATCAAAGCATCAACAAGCAGCTGAATGAGCCGCTCGTGAAGAAAAACCTGAAAACACTCCGTGGCGACGATATGAAGCAAGCCGTACGGTGGATCGTCGAATGCTTCGAAGAGGTTCGCAGTCTGTACGAAGACTCGGATCCATCGGAAGACACCGAGGGAGGGGTTCCGATGATTCCGATTGCACCGTACCAAACCGCTGCCCTGAAGAAACCGGAATTCAAGCGTTTGCTACGGTCGCTTGGTGTGATGGACACTGGCCGACAG TTCGTCTACCATCGGATACCGTTTCAACTGACGCCGGAAGAGTTGAAAAAGCGCATGGAAATATTAACTGCTTTCTGTGAAGCACCGACAGCAGCGGATGAAGACGAGGAAGTGGGAGATCGAAGCGTTGTTTCGCCTTCAGCTGCTTCAGAAGATGAAATGGATAAAAACAATCACTACGAAGAGGAACGGCGATCGATGTCACCGCTGATCGTGTCGGAAGATGATCATGCAGATGAAGATCGTCCGGCAAACCCGACAGCTGCAACCTCCAAACGGAACCGATCAGATTCGTCCGATGCAACGTCGGAAGTGTCGCTAGTACAGCGGCGCAAAAAGAACAAGCGCGTAAAGTCACAGAGCACAGCTAGGTCTTCAAAGCAGCGAACGTCTGCTTCGCAGCTCGCTGAGTCGGACGATGAGGTGAAAATAATATCGCCAAAGCAAACGCGGCTTGTTATTTCGGATGATGAATCGGACATGGAGACTACCTCTAAGCAAGCAACCGGCGGTGTATCCTCGCAGGGGGACGATATGGGGGAAACAATAGCACCAAAGCAAACACGGCTTGTAATCTCGGACGATGACTCGGAGACGGAAGCTTCCcccaagcaacaaacaacTGGTGGCGCATCCTCCGCGTCGGAGCTACTCGCAGAAGGGCAGAGCCCAGAAAATCGAACGAAATCTCAGAAAGTGCGTCGACGAGCAGCCGTTATCAGTAGCGATGAGGAGTGA